ACTTTCTCAAACTAACCATCTATTTACGAGGTTTCCCTTTTTGGCATTCTAGCTGCTGTTTCTGACGATAGCTCTCGTTTCTTCTCAAATACGAAAATTATTCGCAATGacttaaattctttgtttgccgtccCGGTGTGAgtttttacatttacatttggaaaaaaaacGAACACAGAATTCGTTTTTTCTCAAATTTCCGCAGAAGGTCGTATTTCATACTATTGCAAATGGAAAGACCGTTCAAATATCCGCAGTATATCTATTAGTTGCTTATTAGTTCATCAAATTTTGGATTTCGACATTGtcgaaatatttttgaaatatactttgatagcatttTGACAGttagaggggaagagcttgaaacTGGGATATGTCCCCCTCATGTGGGGGATCcaaaggggtctccctctagaagccctggaggatttttactcttaaagccaatttttaggctattcagacagaccctttcaagcaataacttaatccatgctttactagacagcaccatcaagtatcagaaactattctggcatcattatttacatgtagtaaaggtcagcacatctattGGTAGTATCATTCatttggtaggggagatttaaggcaattttagactaccttggcaaacatttcacatctttaaaaaactatcatctcaaattagaattgggtgaaaaaaataagaaaagttTGATACCATTATGactgtaaaaaggttgttgtTGAATGcttgagtgacctctgggggtgaagGAGTCCTTGGGcgtttcccctggcagatctgcagttttttgcttctattaaggcaatgtttaggttattcatagcctttgaggtaatatttccaagcttcgaatagctaacgtaaatgtaagttttaaatgagtttcccatgtcacataaaaatggccccgtaacattggttagtggcattaatattgcatgtatagtaaataaagtCACTGgcatgttagagaactttaggtggtcatacctagtgtataattgaaactggaatctgatgagatgtggtgatttgtagtgtcaataacatgtagtgtccaaatagaaagtgtattaatcccttctgacaagttcatagtgaggagtagggaacattttagattaacttcttttataaactatctatgaagattaccaaaTTACGAAATTACGAAatcttcaagttcacttttgccccaaagtgcaatataagtgaagcactgattgtgaaacagtcaagcatttacatgacatgttctgtaactagtgtggtagctaggtaatacatgtatatgtatatttatagttatgcttgaactaataagtaagaattcatgtaagaaacagggagaaaaacaaatatttacatgtaccacatttcagacaacttgctatatgccattgtagaaaaaggatttttttacttctatcacaatccaaaacacaatgacccccccccccatccacaattttgaaaacagcatgacccccctactgccaatttcaaaaacagggtgacccccccccccctcccgatCCACCGgtcccccaggccgaagaaactgaccggtcccttacatgtaataatcccctgtgatatattacatgtactatataaataaaacaaataaatatgtcGGTCGCCTTTCTGCGCATGCTCGTAGGCTTTGATCGACGACAAAACAGGTCTACATATGTCGTAACCTTGTATTGGAAGTATGGCGGAAAACAGACGTCCGTACGTGTGCACTCTCAGTCCAGAGACCCTGGAGAAGGCTATGCGTGAATTGAACGAAGATCCAGAAACCAGAAATCAGAAAATAGACGAGTTGAGAGAGAAGTTTAGAAAGGAGAAACCGGAAGTTAAACTACCACCTGATGATGCATTTTTATTACGATTTCTGCGGAATAAGAAATTCGATGTCGACAGAGCGTATAAAATGCTGCTACACTATTATGATTGTCGACGAAAATATCCACAGCTGTTCACCAAATATAGACCATCGGCTTACAAGCATATTTATGAACTGGGAATGCAGCGAATATGCCCTGGACGGGACAGCGAGGGTCGTCTCGTCATGGTCGGCAGCCTAGGTAAAGTGACTACGTTTAATCAATACGTACATGCTGTGCTTTCTGTTTCACtggttgtattttttgtttggtATTAAAATGGTACGTGTGTGTACGCACTGACAACCCTCTGTCACGTGACATAGATGACAATCCCATTTCGTTGTGATCAACAACGGTTGTAAACCCTTCAAGTATTTATGACTGATGAACGCAAGCATAACAGTTTGACACGGGATACGAAATAACGCATATATCAGCAGTGTTggtgtttttaaaaatctaatTTTGTGCATTTTCTCACACAAAACATCAGCCTCAGATATGAAggactattttttaaaaaacaacaacaatattttaGTCAAGTCTGGGACGGCGTAACGTTTGTATTTAAACTATTTTTGATAACGAATACGGTTTTTTGTGTGTTGCGCTGTTTAAATCTACCAAGCTCTCAGGCAAAAGTTTTTAACAAGGGAGTGTTTTCCCAACCTAACCTGTACATTTCAGCTAGCTGGAGTCTCCAAACAACTAAGGCTGCATTTTAGTAAAACcgttatatatttgtgtatacaGGTTGCAAGACAAGGCAAAACATGTCGAAAGTCTGATTTTGTTGCTTCTTTATCTATTCTGTACACGTAATATATACCGGGGCTATCTAAAAGTTGAAATAAGATGAAACAAAGAACAAACAATCATTTCAGAAATACTGTTGTTTGTATAGACCCTCAGCAACTACACTTTGAGGGGGAGTTGACGTGTTGAATAGCTGTGTCTTTGCTTACTATAGTGGCCTAGTGATAAGGAAATCGTTTTCTGAGTCATAATTTATATTCCTCTGGAAGTGTGTTAAAATCGTTTATATCATTTCAcattaaaataaagttacattCTGCCTTTATCATATAGGAAATGTGTGATAAGTGACGTAtcacaacatttacatattatcgTATCTGTCTCTTTCAATTTCatgatcatttacatgtaatctaATTAATTCTCTAAGTTCAGAGTAATTTATTTACTGCAGTAATTACTCAATGTACATCTGTAACTTCCTTTGACTTTGTTCTATAACACCTGCATTTTGGTCGGTGGCCTTGGAACACAATAAAACCGGCACCACCACCgtaccacccccacccccacccccacccccaccaccaccaccaccaccaccaccaccaccaccacgattCTGCACTTTGTGAATGCTGGCTAACTGCACAACACGTGCACGTTAACCAGACTAAGTATGGTAAAAGTAGTGGTCCAGAGAGAAGATAACGAACAGTTGTAAAATGCACACTTTTTCTGGCAAATGTGAAGGTGACTCATTAACGCACGACTTTGAAAGAATAAGCCCCTCTCCTCCCCTTCTCATTTTTCAATAACTTTGTGTTGTTCTCACTACAGGAAAATTTGATCTCGACCAGTACAGCGTCAATGATATGATGGCAGCGTTTCTGATAGTTACGGATAAAATCCTTGAGGATGAAGAAACCCAGGTGAACGGTTTAGTAGTGGTTGGTGATTACGAGGGGATGACCATGAAAATGTTCACTAAACTGGGTGGTCCTACTACatcgaaaatgaaaaatgacatcTTTATGGTAAGTGTCACTGGTATAATAATACGACCATAGATTTAGCTTTAACCATCTTTCCACCATCTCTGACCACAATATACGAGATTCAACAGTCAACTGTAGCGTGCACAAGCCAAACTATTGTTTGTGAACAGAAACTGTGGATCTTACACCCTGGTCGCTCTACGTCACGACAAGcggtgtctacgtcactggttctgtgatACTCTGAGTATGAACCAACACTTCCAAATCTGCATTGTTTTTCCCGactttttcatgaattatgctttCTTTCACATGACGTGGTATAATTATATGATTCCTCAATACtcttgtcactactcgtctaacgagtcgtagtgacaagaccccttaggtcacgagtattttccttggctgaaaaaAGAATGATATTGCGGGATATCATCTAACTAGACTAGGCTTTCTATCGTATGTCTGACAGTGGTCCAGTTTTCAAATTGAAACACTTCTTACTCATTTTACGCTCTTCATATTACGTATCCTTCCCTATTGCTATTTCGATAATGGTCTTCTGTCAGTTTATGTGGTCCGTCTAAAGGTTGCTGTGTAGAATTAATATCCTTTCATGTAAGTTTAGACTGACATTGTTGCTATGATGTCTGAAGGCATTGAGCCTATCAGTGTACAAACACGGCTAATTTAAGTAGCCATATacatgaggattggggtattcatttgaataatcggATGTGAAACTTCATAGACCGAGTCCTTGGTTGAAACTccataaattgcaaaagataatataaatgtgtaaaatctttgttattgtacgtacaataacaaagattttacacatcttttagttttttgcaatgtattgagttacaaacacaaactgtgtTAATGTCGTTCtccacgttgatttttcaagtaggaagccatgatagaattgttttacaaattaaaaatccaaaataaataccaaaaccTCATCGATATGGTCACTTTAAGTCAGAAATGAATCCTATCCTCCACgtcttcattttattttattttattttatttattcttaGAATGCTATGCCACTTCGTATGAAAGCAATACATTACATTCGTCAGCCTGATATATTCGAAActattttcaatataattcgGCCAATGATACCTGATAAAATCTATAAAAGGGTGAGTATGTGTCACATGATCATTTTGATGTGTGTTTACACAATTAATTTTACGTGAATACAAATGGATATGGATTATGTTAATTAtctgaaatatgcaaatgagctatatgtaaatttgtacaaatgGCTGGTGATATATCATAAAGCTGGGATCAtttaaaatgtttgaatatttactaGGGCAACGATTTGAAGATTTAGAATATATTCTTAGACTGCCTGGATGTG
This Glandiceps talaboti chromosome 13, keGlaTala1.1, whole genome shotgun sequence DNA region includes the following protein-coding sequences:
- the LOC144445054 gene encoding alpha-tocopherol transfer protein-like, encoding MAENRRPYVCTLSPETLEKAMRELNEDPETRNQKIDELREKFRKEKPEVKLPPDDAFLLRFLRNKKFDVDRAYKMLLHYYDCRRKYPQLFTKYRPSAYKHIYELGMQRICPGRDSEGRLVMVGSLGKFDLDQYSVNDMMAAFLIVTDKILEDEETQVNGLVVVGDYEGMTMKMFTKLGGPTTSKMKNDIFMNAMPLRMKAIHYIRQPDIFETIFNIIRPMIPDKIYKRIHFHGKDYGTLHDHVSSNILPTDFGGKLTDKEYNYMDWFNKLLQCDAEFERLNQYGFPKARDTLGGQTQGEDPTLGLVGSFKKLDT